A DNA window from Aquarana catesbeiana isolate 2022-GZ linkage group LG01, ASM4218655v1, whole genome shotgun sequence contains the following coding sequences:
- the GUCD1 gene encoding protein GUCD1, with translation MKSPGNGGNDGGQAAPRSAATADSTDNRDYVQLKVPLIQQSYHWDCGLACARMVLQYLDLLHEDEFQNAMKELQLTKSIWTIDLAYLMHHFGVQHRFCTQTLGVDKGYKNQSFYRKHFDAEENRVNQLFAQAKTRGVNVEKRSVTIQELQNHLSQGHVAIVLVNAVLLLCDLCPSRVKYCCFLPIGQKCFCRSSDYQGHFIILCGYKKSSGSLFYNNPGYADRLCRTSITNFEEARCSYGTDEDILLIFVGS, from the exons ATGAAGAGTCCAGGGAATGGAGGAAATGATGGTGGGCAGGCCGCCCCGCGCTCTGCGGCTACAGCGGACAGCACAGACAACC GTGACTATGTTCAGCTGAAGGTTCCTCTCATCCAGCAGTCTTATCACTGGGATTGTGGCTTGGCATGTGCGCGTATGGTGCTACA ATATCTTGATCTGCTTCATGAGGATGAGTTCCAGAATGCAATGAAAGAGCTTCAACTCACAAAAAGTATTTGGACAATTGACCTGGCATACCTTATGCACCACTTTGGGGTACAACATCGGTTCTGCACACAGACACTGGGTGTAGACAAAGGATACAAGAATCAA TCATTCTACAGAAAGCACTTTGATGCAGAGGAGAACAGAGTAAACCAGCTATTTGCACAAGCCAAGACTCGAGGTGTCAATGTGGAAAAAAG GAGTGTTACAATACAGGAGCTGCAAAACCATCTTTCCCAGGGACATGTGGCCATAGTACTAGTTAATGCTGTTCTGCTGTTGTGTGATCTGTGTCCTAGCCGTGTTAAATACTGCTGTTTTCTCCCAATCGGACAGAAATGTTTCTGTAGAAGTAGTGATTACCAAGGCCATTTTATAATACTTTGTGGTTACAAGAAAAGCTCTGGCAGTCTTTTCTACAACAATCCAGGATATGCTGACC GATTGTGTCGGACAAGCATCACTAACTTTGAAGAAGCTCGATGCAGCTATGGCACAGATGAGGACATCCTGTTAATCTTTGTGGGCAGCTGA